In Desulfobacterales bacterium, one DNA window encodes the following:
- a CDS encoding tetratricopeptide repeat protein, whose translation MGSAMIRKSVHHKVFSRVRPDYWVCLLLVVATLSVYWPVKDFEFVNFDDPLYVADNRYVQKGLTLETVRWSFTDATRKTNYWVPLTWLSILLDYELYGMNAGGYHLTNVFFHVLNTLLVFIVFRRLTGALWQSAFVAALFALHPLHVESVAWVTERKDVLSTFFWLLTLLSYGGYVGRPGAGRYLLALLLFILGMMSKPMLVTLPFVLLLLDYWPLGRLGSGGVLANLARPATVLKLIWEKGPFFIIIAIAGVATFLTQQEAGAVKSLAAIPLEVRITNVLVAYVSYIGKMFWPARLSFLYPHPGALPAWQWSGALLILGAITYAAFRFAKERLYLAVGWLWYLGTLFPVSGLIVIGPHAMADRYTYVPLIGLYMMMAWGVAGAVARWRYKTMGLALTAAVTLAFFAGAAGKQVRYWQNSMTLMEHALDVNADNTAAHINLGIALGSKGRTADAIRHYREALRIDPNYVDAYNNLGVVLDNQGKTADAIRHYREALRIDPNYAKAHNNLGNALLREGKTEEAIMHYLKTVQIDSGYKAAYYNLGNVFFAQGNFDEAINHYLVALRIDPTYAEAHNNLGSALAKENRIDEAIVHYQKALAIAPAYIDAVKNLAMVYAALGKYDMARDFFHKWIAIRPDQWQAYYSIAGTYARQKKIDESLRWLQKAVDMGFDGCNFLEKDEDFKNIRQPSYCQDLMKNH comes from the coding sequence ATGGGTTCAGCTATGATCCGTAAGAGTGTCCATCATAAAGTTTTTTCCAGGGTGCGGCCGGACTATTGGGTTTGCCTGCTGCTGGTGGTTGCGACGCTATCTGTCTATTGGCCGGTAAAGGACTTTGAATTTGTCAACTTTGATGACCCGCTGTATGTTGCCGACAACCGTTATGTTCAGAAGGGGCTTACCTTAGAGACCGTTAGGTGGTCTTTTACGGATGCCACGCGCAAGACCAATTATTGGGTTCCGCTGACCTGGCTGTCGATTTTACTGGACTATGAACTGTACGGGATGAATGCCGGCGGGTACCATCTGACCAATGTGTTTTTTCATGTTCTCAACACGCTGCTGGTGTTTATTGTTTTCCGGCGACTCACCGGCGCTTTATGGCAGAGCGCCTTTGTAGCGGCGCTGTTTGCGCTGCATCCGCTGCATGTAGAATCGGTAGCCTGGGTGACGGAGCGTAAAGATGTGCTGAGCACCTTTTTCTGGCTGCTGACCCTGCTCAGTTACGGCGGGTATGTTGGGCGGCCCGGGGCCGGGCGGTATCTGCTGGCGCTTTTATTATTTATTCTGGGGATGATGTCCAAGCCGATGCTGGTAACGCTGCCGTTTGTGTTGCTGCTGTTGGATTACTGGCCGCTGGGCCGGTTGGGGTCGGGTGGTGTTTTAGCGAATTTAGCGCGACCGGCGACGGTTCTAAAACTAATTTGGGAAAAGGGGCCGTTTTTTATAATCATCGCTATTGCCGGGGTGGCGACTTTTCTGACGCAGCAGGAGGCCGGGGCGGTAAAGTCTCTGGCAGCAATTCCGCTGGAAGTCAGAATCACGAACGTGCTGGTTGCGTACGTGAGTTATATCGGCAAGATGTTCTGGCCGGCACGGTTGTCATTTTTATATCCTCATCCCGGGGCATTGCCGGCGTGGCAATGGTCCGGGGCCTTATTGATTCTGGGGGCAATCACGTATGCGGCATTCAGGTTTGCAAAGGAGCGCCTCTATTTAGCTGTCGGCTGGCTGTGGTATCTGGGGACTCTTTTTCCGGTGAGCGGACTTATTGTAATCGGGCCTCATGCCATGGCGGACCGGTACACGTATGTGCCGCTGATCGGGTTGTATATGATGATGGCCTGGGGTGTTGCGGGAGCAGTGGCGCGGTGGCGATATAAAACGATGGGTCTTGCGCTGACGGCGGCGGTTACGCTGGCGTTCTTTGCAGGGGCGGCCGGCAAGCAGGTCCGATACTGGCAAAACAGCATGACGCTGATGGAACATGCGCTGGATGTGAATGCTGACAACACAGCCGCCCACATCAACCTGGGGATTGCATTAGGATCTAAAGGACGGACAGCGGATGCGATCCGGCACTACCGGGAGGCGTTGCGGATAGATCCGAATTATGTAGATGCATACAACAATTTAGGAGTTGTCCTGGACAATCAGGGAAAGACAGCGGATGCGATCCGGCACTACCGGGAGGCCCTGCGGATAGATCCGAATTATGCAAAGGCGCACAATAATTTAGGAAATGCTTTATTGCGGGAGGGCAAGACAGAGGAAGCAATAATGCATTATTTAAAGACAGTTCAGATAGATTCGGGATATAAAGCCGCTTATTATAACCTGGGGAATGTGTTTTTTGCTCAAGGAAATTTCGATGAAGCCATAAACCATTATTTAGTCGCGTTGCGGATTGATCCTACATATGCGGAGGCGCATAATAACCTGGGATCTGCGCTGGCAAAGGAAAACCGGATAGATGAGGCGATTGTCCATTATCAGAAAGCATTAGCAATTGCCCCAGCCTATATTGATGCCGTCAAGAATTTGGCGATGGTATATGCTGCGCTGGGAAAATATGATATGGCCCGCGATTTTTTTCATAAATGGATAGCCATTCGGCCGGATCAATGGCAAGCGTACTATTCCATTGCCGGCACCTATGCCCGCCAGAAGAAGATTGATGAATCCCTTCGCTGGTTGCAAAAGGCGGTGGATATGGGTTTCGACGGCTGTAATTTTTTGGAAAAAGATGAAGATTTTAAAAACATCAGGCAACCTTCATATTGTCAAGATCTTATGAAGAATCATTGA